The sequence TTAGTATTTCCCACTGTTTTTCAAAATTCTCTTCCCACTGCCACACTCATTTCCATAAACGTAGATTCTACTCTAACTTCCTTCTTTAAGGTACAGTTTAATTCTGATGTTATTCAATAACCATTAGAGGCAATATAACTTCCATTTGCTAAAACTAAAACACATGAGGAAAGTGCAGTATTGACTCAGATTCCAAATGTGACTGTGTTTGCTAGCATGAGCTTGGACAAGCTATCCATTATTTACAAGtgtataaattttttatttaaggaaaacactaaaaaataaataattactcgGCCTGTAGTATATATAGGAAGCCTCACATACTGACTGGCAGATATGATGTTTACAGTAAGGTATTGTTGTCTCATATTTGCAAAATTGTTTGATGACTTAATACTATGGTTTAAATAAGTTCACAAATTTCCTACCTTATGAATTACTTGAACATGGTATCACTATCTTGTACATATGCTATGAATGTGCCAATAGTTTTTTTAGTATCAGTTTTTGTTGTCTTAAGCACAAAAGCAAATCAGTGATCATAACAGAAAACTTTTGTCAATGATTATGTTTAATGAATTGAATGCCATGTTGATGAACAAATAcagaataacataaaaataaagtccttAGGAATTTCATTATAAAGAGCATCATTTTAAACTCCAGAACACAAATAATATTCTCTATAGAATAAGAGTAAAATTGTACATAACAAATATGAAATGCTCTTAATGAGAGACCATGCTTGAATGAATGTTCATACATAGTATCTGAAATATCTAAGGCCATATGAGAAAACATTATATACAAATGTGAAGTTAATTCTCATCAATGGTTTTACAGAAAAAAGGATTTGTATTTGAGAACTTCAACTCTTCCTGATACTGTGCTAATTATGCTTTGGGATCAAGAAATCATAAGGAGAATAgcatatatattctaaattttattctttaaatttgttgACTATATCAAAACCTGTCACCTCCATGAACAATCCTAAAAGTTCAATTTGCTCCCAGTTCCTCAGATATTAGAAGAAAATTTTAGCAGaacattaattttcaaaataatttgattCAAACAGTCTGATGCattaatgtttttcctttgtgtcattttttactttttctatatATGTAATTTTGGAGAATGATAGTATCCAGTGGAAATAAATTGTCCAGTGGAGAAGACAGTTGTTTCACAACACTACAAAATCATCTTATCTTCATGGTTCTTTTAATCACATTTATTACTTCCTTATTTCTCAAACTATAAATAAAAGGGTTTAATAATGGGATTACTAAAGTATAAAAAATAGCAACAGGTATATCTTTATCTCCTTCATTCACTGAACTTGGTCGAATATACATGTAGAGAAGAGAACCATAAAATATTGACACAgacagaaagtgggaagcacacgTAGATAAGGCTTTGCTTCTTCCCTCTTTTGACTTCATTGTGAATATAGTAAAAAGGATATAGAAATAAGATATCAGGACTATATTAATGGAAAAGATTTGAACAGATCCTGAAAAGATGAGTATCATCAATTCATTGATATAAGGGTCAACACAAGAGAGTCTATATAATGGAAGAACATCACAAAAAAAGTGCTTGATTACATGAGACCTACAGAAAGTTAACCTAAACAAGAACCCTATGTGAATTATGGAATGCAGGTTTCCTGCTATGTAGGCTCCTGTGGTCATTTGAAGGCAGAGCTTCTTGGACATCATGGTGTGGTACTGCAGAGGGTTACATATGGCTACAAAGCGGTCATAGGCCATTACTGCCAGAAGGAAGCAGTCTGCAGTTTCagcaagacagagaaaataaaactgtgcCATACATTCATAGAGAGACATCTTTCTGTCCACAGAAAAGAAGTTCTGTAGCATCTTGGGAGTGATAGCACAGGAGCAGCAGGAATCCATGAGAGCCAAGTTACCCAGAAAGATGTACATAGGTGTGTGAAGACGGCGTTCCATGTAGATCAAGACCACCAGTCCGAGATTCCCAACCATGGTGACCAGATAGATGGCTAAGAACACCAGGAATAGAAGGGTCTTTAGTTCTGGGTGATCTGAGAATCCCAGCAGGATGAACTCTGTGGTCAAGGAGTAGTTGTCCTCAGTCATCTTCAGCTTCTCTGTTGACTAGTGAGAAAGATGTAATATTGTGACTGTGAATCAATCAATTCCCacattattactactactactattattatttactgttattattaattGGTACAGCAGAATATTTTCCTATGCAAATTTTACCTGCTGTCCCTGAAATAAAGAGCTCCTGTATTTTTGTGGCTTTCTTTACTCGAAAGAGTCAACATTTTTGAAATTTACAGGACTGTTTTAAGAATCATGCTGGGTACTTAAAGTTGGAAAGGattatctttctgtttgtgtataaATATATCATGCAAAGTTGTGTACCCAGATTTTGTTTATTGTCCTTAAATCGttaattttttgagttccttaaaacacatttaaataaattactatgtACTATGAGAAGATGGTTATTATGTGTTGTTTTAGAGGAAGGAATTTTTGAAAAGGATcatagaagaaatacaaaatatagcTCCATTGATAGGATGTGTGCTTACCGTGCATGGAGTTGAAGACTCCACCCTCAAAGCCTCACAAATTAGGCATGATGGCCCATGCTTGTCATGGTAGAACTCAtgatctggaggcaggaaatcagaagttCANNNNNNNNNNNNNNNNNNNNNNNNNNNNNNNNNNNNNNNNNNNNNNNNNNNNNNNNNNNNNNNNNNNNNNNNNNNNNNNNNNNNNNNNNNNNNNNNNNNNNNNNNNNNNNNNNNNNNNNNNNNNNNNNNNNNNNNNNNNNNNNNNNNNNNNNNNNNNNNNNNNNNNNNNNNNNNNNNNNNNNNNNNNNNNNNNNNNNNNNNNNNNNNNNNNNNNNNNNNNNNNNNNNNNNNNNNNNNNNNNNNNNNNNNNNNNNNNNNNNNNNNNNNNNNNNNNNNNNNNNNNNNNNNNNNNNNNNNNNNNNNNNNNNNNNNNNNNNNNNNNNNNNNNNNNNNNNNNNNNNNNNNNNNNNNNNNNNNNNNNNNNNNNNNNNNNNNNNNNNNNNNNNNNNNNNNNNNNNNNNNNNNNNNNNNNNNNNNNNNNNNNNNNNNNNNNNNNNNNNNNNNNNNNNNNNNNNNNNNNNNNNNNNNNNNNNNNNNNNNNNNNNNCCTGATTGTTCTTCTCTtacttccccttcttcttttgttAAGGCACA comes from Microtus ochrogaster isolate Prairie Vole_2 unplaced genomic scaffold, MicOch1.0 UNK1091, whole genome shotgun sequence and encodes:
- the LOC101998683 gene encoding olfactory receptor 5K3-like, coding for MTEDNYSLTTEFILLGFSDHPELKTLLFLVFLAIYLVTMVGNLGLVVLIYMERRLHTPMYIFLGNLALMDSCCSCAITPKMLQNFFSVDRKMSLYECMAQFYFLCLAETADCFLLAVMAYDRFVAICNPLQYHTMMSKKLCLQMTTGAYIAGNLHSIIHIGFLFRLTFCRSHVIKHFFCDVLPLYRLSCVDPYINELMILIFSGSVQIFSINIVLISYFYILFTIFTMKSKEGRSKALSTCASHFLSVSIFYGSLLYMYIRPSSVNEGDKDIPVAIFYTLVIPLLNPFIYSLRNKEVINVIKRTMKIR